In Edaphobacter paludis, a single window of DNA contains:
- the groL gene encoding chaperonin GroEL (60 kDa chaperone family; promotes refolding of misfolded polypeptides especially under stressful conditions; forms two stacked rings of heptamers to form a barrel-shaped 14mer; ends can be capped by GroES; misfolded proteins enter the barrel where they are refolded when GroES binds), whose translation MAKQILHGEDSRQAILRGVNILADAVKVTLGPKGRNVVIEKKFGSPTITKDGVTVAKEIELKDSLENMGAQMVREVASKTSDVAGDGTTTATVLAQAIYREGVKTVAAGANPMALKRGIDKAVEAIIGKRDENGVPQGGALSKLSKPVSGDMIAQVGTISANSDSQIGEIIAAAMKTVGKDGVITVEESRTMETQLETVEGMQFDRGYLSPYFVTDAERMEVSLENPYILIYEKKISSMKDLLPLLEQIARTAKPLVIIAEDVDGEALATLVVNKLRGTLNVAAVKAPGFGDRRKAMLEDIAVLTGGKAVTEDLGIKLEGVKIEDLGTAKRVTIDKDNTTIVDGGGEGSKLEGRVKEIRAQIEKTTSDYDREKLQERLAKLVGGVAVIKVGAATETEMKEKKARVEDAMHATRAAVEEGIVPGGGVALIRCTKAVEDVIKSLEGDEKIGASIIRRAIEEPLRMIVSNAGEEGAVVIGKIHESKENNFGYNAGTNAYEDLVKAGVIDPTKVTRTALQNAASIAGLMLTTEAMIAEIPEKKEAAGGGHGGGGGMDGMY comes from the coding sequence ATGGCAAAACAGATTCTGCATGGAGAAGATTCACGTCAGGCTATCCTGCGTGGCGTCAATATTCTCGCCGACGCAGTAAAGGTAACGCTCGGTCCCAAGGGACGGAACGTCGTAATCGAGAAGAAGTTCGGTTCGCCGACGATCACCAAGGACGGCGTCACCGTAGCCAAGGAGATCGAGCTGAAGGATTCGCTCGAGAACATGGGCGCGCAGATGGTCCGCGAAGTCGCTTCGAAGACCTCGGACGTCGCCGGCGACGGCACCACGACCGCCACGGTTCTGGCCCAGGCCATCTACCGCGAGGGCGTCAAGACGGTTGCCGCCGGTGCAAACCCGATGGCGCTGAAGCGCGGCATCGATAAGGCTGTCGAGGCCATCATCGGTAAGCGCGATGAGAACGGCGTTCCCCAGGGCGGCGCTCTGAGCAAGCTGTCGAAGCCGGTTTCGGGCGACATGATTGCCCAGGTCGGCACCATCTCTGCCAACTCTGATTCGCAGATCGGCGAGATCATCGCCGCCGCGATGAAGACGGTCGGCAAGGACGGCGTCATCACCGTCGAAGAGTCGCGCACCATGGAGACACAGCTTGAGACTGTGGAAGGCATGCAGTTCGATCGCGGCTACCTCTCGCCCTACTTCGTCACCGATGCAGAGCGCATGGAAGTCTCACTCGAGAACCCCTACATCCTGATCTACGAGAAGAAGATCTCATCGATGAAGGACCTGCTGCCCCTGCTCGAGCAGATTGCCCGCACCGCCAAGCCCCTCGTCATCATTGCTGAGGACGTGGATGGTGAGGCGCTCGCAACTCTCGTCGTCAACAAGCTGCGTGGCACGCTGAACGTGGCTGCGGTCAAGGCCCCTGGCTTTGGCGATCGCCGCAAGGCCATGCTTGAGGACATCGCTGTCCTGACCGGCGGCAAGGCTGTCACAGAGGATCTCGGCATTAAGCTCGAAGGCGTGAAGATCGAAGACCTCGGCACCGCCAAGCGCGTAACCATCGACAAGGACAACACCACCATCGTCGATGGCGGCGGTGAGGGTAGCAAGCTCGAAGGCCGCGTGAAGGAAATTCGCGCCCAGATCGAGAAGACCACCTCGGACTACGACCGCGAGAAGCTGCAGGAGCGCCTGGCCAAGCTGGTTGGCGGCGTTGCAGTCATCAAGGTCGGCGCGGCTACCGAGACCGAGATGAAGGAAAAGAAGGCCCGCGTCGAGGATGCGATGCATGCAACCCGCGCGGCAGTTGAGGAAGGCATCGTCCCGGGCGGCGGCGTGGCGTTGATTCGCTGCACCAAGGCTGTCGAGGATGTCATCAAGAGCCTCGAAGGCGACGAGAAGATCGGTGCATCGATCATCCGCCGTGCGATTGAGGAGCCATTGCGCATGATCGTCTCGAACGCTGGCGAAGAGGGCGCTGTGGTCATCGGCAAGATCCACGAGTCGAAGGAGAACAACTTCGGCTACAACGCCGGAACGAACGCCTACGAGGACCTGGTGAAGGCTGGCGTCATCGATCCTACGAAGGTGACGCGCACTGCCCTGCAGAACGCGGCTTCCATCGCCGGGTTGATGCTGACCACCGAGGCCATGATCGCCGAAATTCCTGAAAAGAAGGAAGCGGCGGGCGGCGGACACGGCGGCGGCGGCGGCATGGACGGCATGTACTAA
- a CDS encoding MauE/DoxX family redox-associated membrane protein, with amino-acid sequence MMRTTFDSSDQRLAYALLRMVVGLNLMMHGVSRMLAGTDKFAAHMVGQFTHSPLPGWSVWDFGMVLPAMEALLGLLLLIGLRTRAALVAGSLLIMVLTFGSALAQDWPAAATQLNYALVYSALLFLLRYNGWSLDACMVRDETTQAS; translated from the coding sequence ATGATGAGAACTACATTCGATAGCAGCGATCAGCGGCTGGCATATGCTCTGCTGCGGATGGTGGTGGGCTTGAACCTGATGATGCATGGCGTCAGCCGAATGCTCGCAGGGACAGACAAGTTTGCAGCCCACATGGTGGGCCAGTTCACTCATTCACCGCTTCCCGGCTGGAGCGTATGGGATTTTGGCATGGTCCTGCCCGCCATGGAAGCGCTTCTGGGATTACTGCTGCTGATTGGTCTGCGAACTCGTGCGGCATTGGTCGCGGGAAGTCTGTTAATCATGGTGCTGACGTTTGGATCGGCACTGGCGCAGGACTGGCCCGCGGCCGCAACGCAATTGAACTACGCCCTCGTCTATTCAGCGCTGTTGTTCCTGCTGCGCTATAACGGCTGGTCGCTAGACGCCTGCATGGTCCGAGACGAGACCACACAGGCATCCTAG
- a CDS encoding ATP-binding cassette domain-containing protein, with protein MPPFLELTHVNVARGDNMVLHDINLSVNTGEHIAILGPNGCGKSTLIKTITCECYPIVQPETRVSIFGRERWDLTELKKRLGVVSAELPGKPTLHTTGRDAVLTGFFSSSTLWPNLTVTAAMRERADEVLEQIDAINLIDKPVGEMSAGQQRRIMIGRALVGSSQMLLLDEPSNALDISAQRELRNLLRKLAQQGTGILLITHHIADIIPEIDRLLLLREGRIIGDGPKEELLTAPRLSDLFRTEVQLTQRDGFHHAW; from the coding sequence ATGCCACCTTTTCTCGAACTGACTCACGTGAACGTAGCGCGCGGCGACAACATGGTGCTCCACGACATCAATCTCAGCGTCAACACCGGGGAGCACATTGCCATTCTCGGTCCTAACGGCTGCGGAAAATCCACGCTTATCAAGACCATCACGTGTGAGTGCTACCCCATCGTCCAGCCGGAAACCAGGGTCAGCATCTTCGGCCGCGAGCGCTGGGACCTGACCGAACTCAAAAAGCGGCTCGGCGTGGTCTCGGCCGAACTTCCCGGCAAACCCACGCTGCATACGACGGGCCGCGACGCCGTGCTCACCGGCTTCTTCTCGAGTTCGACTCTCTGGCCTAATCTCACCGTTACGGCTGCCATGCGCGAGCGCGCAGACGAAGTTCTGGAACAGATCGATGCTATCAATCTCATCGACAAACCTGTGGGCGAGATGTCCGCCGGTCAGCAGCGCCGCATCATGATCGGCCGCGCCCTTGTTGGCTCCTCGCAGATGCTGTTGCTTGATGAGCCTTCCAATGCGCTCGATATCAGCGCGCAACGCGAGCTGCGTAACCTGCTGCGCAAGCTGGCCCAGCAGGGAACCGGCATTCTCCTCATCACCCATCACATCGCCGACATCATTCCCGAGATTGACCGTCTCCTTCTACTGCGCGAAGGCCGCATCATAGGCGACGGCCCGAAAGAGGAACTCCTCACTGCACCAAGACTCAGCGATCTATTTCGGACCGAGGTCCAGCTAACCCAAAGAGACGGCTTTCACCACGCATGGTAG
- a CDS encoding Gfo/Idh/MocA family oxidoreductase, with protein MRLSRREFSKLGAMGLAAQVLPSASSEAQDANRKVGYCVIGLGRIANHFIGGVQGSSTSQITGLVSGHRDKAEKFAARLGVPKSSIYSYEDMDRMRDNKSIDAVYVALPNSMHAEYTIRSAKAGKHVLCEKPMSTSVSDAEAMIAACKAANVKLMIAYRLHYEPTNLRAIELIRQGALGKVQVIESANGFYENLGEWRLNKAMSGGGPMLDVGIYSLNATRYLTGEEPESFTASVSTIDHDGRFDTVEENTTWTTKFPSGALASCCTTYGANMRSYYRVYGSKGWLEVGSFGYEGLRLQANYSSGGRGTPATVLDEPNTEPDPKQFTRQADHFTECILQNKTPKTPGEEGLRDMQYMQQIYKAAGVVAL; from the coding sequence ATGAGGCTTTCGCGGCGTGAGTTTTCGAAGTTAGGTGCGATGGGGCTGGCGGCACAGGTTTTGCCATCGGCAAGCTCAGAGGCGCAGGATGCGAACCGCAAGGTCGGCTATTGCGTCATCGGTCTGGGACGTATTGCGAACCACTTTATCGGTGGTGTGCAGGGCTCGTCCACGTCGCAGATTACCGGGCTGGTGAGCGGACATCGGGACAAAGCAGAGAAGTTCGCAGCGCGGCTCGGCGTACCCAAGAGCTCAATCTATAGCTACGAAGACATGGACCGGATGCGCGATAACAAGAGCATCGACGCGGTGTATGTAGCGCTGCCCAACAGTATGCATGCCGAGTACACCATCCGCTCGGCGAAGGCCGGCAAGCATGTCCTCTGCGAGAAGCCGATGTCGACCAGCGTAAGCGATGCGGAGGCGATGATTGCGGCGTGCAAGGCGGCGAATGTGAAGCTGATGATCGCCTACCGCCTGCACTACGAGCCAACCAACCTTCGCGCAATCGAACTCATCCGCCAAGGGGCACTGGGCAAGGTTCAGGTGATAGAAAGCGCGAACGGATTCTATGAGAATCTTGGCGAGTGGAGATTGAACAAAGCGATGAGCGGCGGCGGCCCGATGCTCGATGTCGGCATCTACAGCCTCAACGCCACGCGGTATCTGACCGGCGAGGAGCCCGAGAGCTTTACCGCATCGGTATCGACCATCGACCACGATGGCCGCTTCGACACGGTGGAGGAGAATACTACCTGGACGACAAAATTTCCGTCAGGCGCGCTGGCCAGTTGCTGCACGACCTATGGCGCGAACATGCGCAGCTATTACCGCGTGTATGGCTCGAAGGGATGGCTGGAGGTTGGCTCGTTCGGCTACGAGGGACTGAGGTTGCAAGCGAACTATAGCAGCGGCGGAAGAGGTACTCCAGCAACGGTGCTGGACGAGCCGAATACCGAGCCCGACCCGAAACAGTTCACCCGGCAGGCCGACCACTTTACCGAGTGCATCCTACAAAACAAGACGCCGAAGACTCCGGGCGAAGAAGGTCTGCGGGACATGCAATACATGCAGCAGATTTATAAAGCCGCGGGAGTTGTGGCGCTTTAA
- the groES gene encoding co-chaperone GroES, producing MSTTSFTPLHDRILVRRVEEGESIRGGIIIPDSAKEKPQQGEVIAVGKGKSNDEGKVFPLDVKAGDSILFGKYSGTEIKLDGEELLIMREEEVLGILKK from the coding sequence ATGTCAACGACATCATTTACACCGCTGCACGACCGTATTCTGGTCCGCCGCGTCGAAGAGGGCGAAAGCATTCGTGGCGGCATCATCATTCCGGACTCCGCAAAAGAGAAGCCGCAGCAGGGTGAAGTAATCGCCGTCGGCAAGGGCAAGTCCAACGACGAAGGCAAGGTGTTCCCGCTCGACGTGAAGGCTGGCGACAGCATCCTGTTCGGCAAATACTCCGGCACGGAGATCAAGCTGGACGGTGAAGAGCTGCTCATCATGCGTGAAGAAGAAGTCCTCGGCATCCTCAAGAAGTAA